Proteins co-encoded in one Arthrobacter alpinus genomic window:
- the mutM gene encoding bifunctional DNA-formamidopyrimidine glycosylase/DNA-(apurinic or apyrimidinic site) lyase, which translates to MPELPEVEVVRRGLERWVAGRTIVDVSVPDPRSIRRHALGVEDFRGNLIGATVLDVVRRGKFLWMPLSDELSSSAAPHTALVAHLGMSGQLLVESPEQPHEKHLKVRLSFSPRADAPEELRFVDQRIFGGLFVTSLVPTADGLPGGAGMSGWALIPEEAAHIGRDPLDPHFDIEALHQKFRARKTGIKRALLDQAFVSGIGNIYADEALWAAKMHYARPTETLRRPDTERIIHAARDVMSRALDAGGTSFDSLYVNVNGASGYFSRSLNAYGREGELCHRCEGLGLSTRIRRDTFMNRSSYSCPVCQAKPRNARM; encoded by the coding sequence ATGCCTGAGCTGCCCGAAGTTGAGGTAGTTCGCCGCGGCCTTGAACGTTGGGTTGCCGGGCGGACCATTGTGGACGTCTCCGTTCCGGACCCCCGCTCCATCCGCCGCCACGCGTTGGGTGTTGAGGACTTCCGCGGCAACTTGATCGGCGCCACCGTGCTTGACGTAGTCCGCCGCGGTAAGTTCCTGTGGATGCCGCTGTCGGATGAGCTCTCATCCTCTGCTGCGCCGCACACAGCACTTGTAGCCCACCTTGGTATGAGCGGGCAGCTGTTGGTGGAATCGCCGGAGCAGCCGCACGAAAAACACCTCAAGGTTCGCCTTTCCTTCTCCCCGCGGGCCGACGCTCCGGAGGAATTGCGCTTTGTTGACCAGCGAATCTTCGGTGGACTCTTCGTAACATCACTTGTACCCACTGCCGACGGGCTTCCCGGCGGTGCCGGTATGAGTGGCTGGGCTTTGATCCCCGAGGAAGCAGCCCATATTGGCCGTGACCCGCTTGATCCGCACTTCGACATTGAGGCGCTCCACCAGAAGTTCCGTGCTCGTAAGACGGGCATCAAGCGTGCGCTGTTGGATCAAGCATTTGTCTCAGGAATTGGCAACATCTACGCCGATGAGGCACTCTGGGCCGCCAAGATGCACTACGCGCGGCCCACAGAAACACTCCGCCGTCCCGACACCGAACGCATCATTCACGCTGCCCGGGATGTCATGTCGCGGGCGCTGGATGCCGGTGGCACCAGTTTCGATTCGCTGTACGTCAACGTCAACGGCGCTTCGGGGTATTTCTCCCGCTCACTGAATGCCTACGGCCGTGAAGGCGAACTCTGCCACCGCTGCGAGGGGCTTGGCCTGTCCACCAGGATTCGCCGCGATACTTTCATGAACCGATCCTCCTACAGCTGCCCGGTGTGCCAAGCGAAACCCCGCAACGCCCGGATGTAA
- a CDS encoding type IV toxin-antitoxin system AbiEi family antitoxin domain-containing protein: MDTSPTEARFTQLWPKGRIIATTEQLLSSGLTTRNLEVAVNAGLVRRMRRGVYIPMHQWQGRKPWIQDKLVLSGHIVQSKGRHVYSHFSAARLHHLHVWNSSPLIHISSSYNSSHSKIAPDVVMHTQDVPDEAVVERVIQGLGLVRFTTLERTVLDCATVAPFAQAVVIGDSALAAGLSLHDLDQLLVGAMGRRGIRRARRAISSLSAASESAGETRTRLIVGELPIEQPEQQVWISTNNGRFRVDFLWRGLRLRLRPVEWWSLTETLSTLTTARPRSRR, translated from the coding sequence ATGGACACCTCACCCACAGAAGCTCGGTTTACGCAGCTCTGGCCCAAAGGCCGAATCATTGCCACTACGGAGCAACTGTTAAGTTCTGGGTTGACCACCAGAAACCTTGAAGTTGCCGTCAATGCGGGGCTAGTGCGCCGGATGCGCCGTGGTGTCTACATTCCCATGCACCAGTGGCAGGGGCGGAAGCCGTGGATTCAGGACAAGCTGGTCTTGTCCGGGCACATAGTTCAATCCAAGGGCCGGCACGTGTATTCACACTTCAGCGCCGCGAGATTGCATCACCTGCATGTGTGGAACAGCTCCCCGCTCATCCACATCAGCTCTTCCTACAACTCCTCCCACTCCAAAATTGCGCCGGACGTGGTGATGCATACCCAGGACGTCCCGGACGAAGCTGTCGTTGAGAGGGTCATTCAGGGGCTGGGCCTAGTCAGGTTCACCACGTTGGAGAGAACCGTTCTCGACTGTGCCACGGTGGCCCCTTTTGCCCAAGCCGTGGTGATCGGCGATTCGGCTTTGGCGGCCGGACTGAGTCTTCATGATCTGGATCAACTACTTGTTGGGGCCATGGGTCGGCGTGGTATTCGGCGGGCGAGGCGGGCCATCAGTTCCTTGAGTGCTGCCTCGGAATCCGCCGGCGAAACAAGAACCCGGCTCATTGTTGGAGAGCTCCCGATTGAGCAGCCTGAGCAACAAGTATGGATCAGCACCAACAACGGAAGGTTCAGGGTGGATTTCCTCTGGCGCGGCCTTCGATTGAGGTTGCGTCCCGTGGAGTGGTGGAGTTTGACGGAGACACTAAGTACTTTGACTACGGCGAGACCTCGGAGCAGGCGCTGA
- a CDS encoding NAD-dependent epimerase/dehydratase family protein has translation MSDTTGADSGAGSAQRRVLVTGTSGILGRAVAQLLHDRGYFVRSLQRRPVQAPWESLQGSIVDPDVAARAVAGMDAVVHLAAKVSFTGEWTDFVSTNIVGTRQLISASQHEGLRDFVFVSSPSVAHFGSSIVGASAGTANPDLARGHYARSKAAAEEIALAEDSPEFRVTAIRPHVVWGPGDTQLVERVVERARAGRLPLLDGGRALIDTTYVDNAAEAIVRGLERMDQAHGLALVVTNGEPRAVGELIAGICASAGVKAPGYSVPGWLARGAGSVIEKAWLAAGSRGWVHDEPPMTRFLAEQLSTAHWFDQRHTQAVLDWTPSVSLDEGLAKLAEYYTTH, from the coding sequence TTGAGCGATACTACCGGCGCTGACTCTGGCGCTGGCTCTGCGCAACGCAGGGTTCTGGTCACCGGCACCAGCGGCATTCTGGGCCGCGCCGTGGCGCAACTACTTCACGATCGCGGTTACTTTGTCCGGAGCCTGCAGCGCCGCCCGGTTCAGGCTCCGTGGGAATCTCTGCAGGGATCCATTGTTGATCCCGATGTTGCGGCCCGCGCCGTGGCAGGGATGGACGCCGTGGTGCATTTAGCGGCGAAGGTATCCTTCACCGGCGAATGGACCGACTTTGTCTCCACGAATATTGTGGGCACTCGCCAGCTCATCAGCGCGTCCCAGCACGAGGGACTACGAGATTTTGTATTTGTTTCCTCACCGTCCGTGGCGCATTTTGGCAGCTCCATTGTTGGTGCTTCCGCTGGCACCGCGAATCCGGATTTGGCCCGCGGACACTATGCCCGGTCCAAGGCCGCCGCTGAAGAGATCGCTCTCGCGGAGGACTCCCCCGAGTTCCGCGTTACGGCAATCCGCCCGCACGTGGTCTGGGGGCCCGGCGATACGCAGCTGGTGGAACGCGTGGTAGAGCGTGCCCGTGCCGGACGCCTGCCCCTGCTTGACGGCGGGCGCGCACTCATCGACACCACCTATGTGGACAATGCTGCCGAAGCCATTGTGCGCGGACTCGAACGCATGGATCAGGCCCACGGGCTGGCCCTCGTGGTCACCAATGGCGAACCCCGTGCCGTGGGCGAGCTCATTGCCGGCATTTGCGCGTCTGCCGGTGTGAAAGCGCCCGGTTATTCCGTACCAGGATGGCTGGCTCGTGGTGCTGGTTCTGTCATTGAAAAGGCCTGGCTGGCTGCCGGATCACGTGGCTGGGTGCACGACGAACCTCCCATGACCCGATTCCTCGCTGAACAGCTGTCCACAGCCCACTGGTTCGATCAACGCCACACCCAAGCAGTGCTGGATTGGACTCCCTCGGTGTCGCTTGATGAGGGTCTGGCTAAATTGGCTGAGTACTACACCACCCACTAA
- a CDS encoding alpha/beta fold hydrolase, which translates to MASEQTVESAPVAPVPQPWPGVEARWRQVRSVASTAAVDPEGTSRTWHYLDNESDVQATGLEPRGTLLCVHGNPTWSYLWRTLLAGATSPETLATGGPWRVIAVDQLDMGFSERTGTFRRLADRITDLSDFTAELGLSGPVVSVGHDWGGLISLGWATRHKDQLAAVVLTNTAVHPAGFSLPPALTLALHPAVHKWGTTTSSAFLRVTHSLAAPTLANDVRDAFMAPYQTIARRAGVGNFVADIPATPAHPSWAALDAVSTDISTLDVPALMLWGPKDPVFSDRYLRDLLTRLPQAQVHRFEGASHLVQEDRDIATPAFAWLADNVAGSDAGATADPAAGTPGAAGGAGGGAASAGADGYVSMLAEVDARRSDTTTAVVDMLPGGGTRALTWAQLSRDVDDLAAGLRELGVKAGDRVNLLVPPGINLTTLIYACLRLGAVIVVADAGLGTKGLSRAIKGAGPDFLIGIERALAGARLYNWPGIRIAAEDSTGSTAAVKKALFNVAATVPQLMANGRVTRLAGYPTAFTAPEPDADAAVLFTSGSTGPAKGVVYTHRRLAAMRDTLKESYNLAAGTALVAGFAPFALLGPALGATTVTPDMDVTSPRTLTAKALAEAAAAINATVVFASPAALVNVVATADELSPELKKVMAGVELLLSAGAPLGHTLLTRVQELAANAALHTPYGMTEALPITDIDLPGILAAGVGNGVCVGTAVAGATVSIAPITAAGLVLESTTAANVTGEILVSAPHVKDRYDRLWITEQHSVSIPGWHRTGDVGHLDTEGRLWVEGRMEHILTTPAGVKTPVAPEQAIETVAGVARAAVVGVGPMGTQAAVAIVETTPAVKRPGLAPAPLAAAVRAASLSVGLPLAAVLTIDAMPTDVRHNSKIDRAKLSRWAARMLAGEKAGQP; encoded by the coding sequence GTGGCTTCTGAGCAAACTGTTGAGTCCGCGCCCGTGGCCCCTGTTCCGCAGCCGTGGCCCGGAGTGGAAGCACGCTGGCGGCAGGTTCGCAGTGTTGCCTCCACCGCCGCCGTTGATCCCGAGGGCACCAGCCGGACGTGGCACTATCTGGACAATGAGTCCGATGTGCAGGCGACCGGCTTGGAACCCCGGGGCACCTTGCTGTGCGTGCACGGCAACCCCACGTGGAGCTACCTGTGGCGCACCCTGCTCGCCGGGGCCACCTCCCCTGAAACTCTGGCAACCGGCGGCCCGTGGCGTGTCATTGCCGTCGATCAGCTGGACATGGGCTTCTCCGAGCGCACGGGCACCTTCCGCCGCCTCGCGGACCGCATCACCGATCTCTCCGACTTCACCGCAGAGCTGGGCCTTAGCGGACCCGTTGTCAGCGTGGGGCACGACTGGGGCGGACTCATCTCCCTCGGTTGGGCCACCCGCCACAAGGACCAGTTGGCCGCCGTCGTACTGACAAACACAGCTGTTCACCCGGCCGGATTCTCGCTTCCCCCGGCCCTGACGTTGGCCCTTCATCCCGCTGTTCACAAGTGGGGTACGACGACGTCTTCCGCCTTTTTGCGCGTCACGCACTCACTCGCTGCGCCCACCTTGGCCAACGATGTCCGGGATGCGTTCATGGCCCCGTACCAAACCATCGCCCGCCGAGCCGGTGTGGGTAACTTTGTGGCCGATATTCCGGCCACGCCGGCGCACCCTTCGTGGGCTGCGCTGGATGCGGTGTCCACGGACATCAGCACACTGGATGTTCCGGCGCTGATGCTGTGGGGTCCCAAGGATCCCGTCTTCTCCGACCGGTACCTGCGTGATCTTTTGACCCGGCTGCCTCAGGCCCAGGTGCACCGCTTTGAAGGTGCCAGCCATTTGGTGCAAGAAGACCGCGACATTGCCACACCGGCCTTCGCTTGGCTCGCGGATAACGTTGCAGGCTCCGACGCCGGTGCTACTGCTGATCCGGCTGCCGGTACGCCTGGTGCTGCTGGCGGTGCTGGTGGTGGTGCTGCTTCTGCCGGAGCTGATGGGTATGTTTCGATGCTTGCTGAGGTTGATGCCCGGCGTTCGGACACCACCACGGCCGTGGTGGACATGCTGCCCGGCGGAGGAACCCGTGCCCTGACATGGGCCCAGTTGTCCCGCGATGTGGACGATCTCGCCGCAGGTCTGCGTGAACTCGGCGTCAAGGCCGGAGACCGGGTCAACCTGCTGGTGCCGCCCGGCATCAATCTGACCACCCTGATCTATGCCTGCCTGCGTTTGGGCGCCGTCATTGTGGTGGCCGATGCCGGATTGGGTACCAAGGGACTAAGCCGTGCCATCAAGGGAGCCGGACCGGACTTCCTCATTGGCATAGAACGCGCCCTGGCTGGTGCGCGCCTCTACAACTGGCCCGGCATCCGGATCGCTGCCGAAGACTCCACGGGCTCCACGGCCGCTGTGAAGAAGGCCCTGTTTAACGTTGCCGCGACAGTGCCGCAGTTGATGGCCAACGGTCGCGTCACCCGCCTGGCTGGCTACCCCACCGCTTTTACGGCTCCCGAGCCAGATGCTGATGCCGCCGTGCTGTTCACCTCCGGTTCCACCGGCCCAGCCAAGGGAGTGGTGTACACGCACCGCCGTCTGGCCGCCATGCGCGACACCCTCAAGGAAAGCTACAACCTGGCGGCAGGGACGGCCCTCGTGGCCGGATTCGCACCGTTTGCCCTGCTCGGCCCGGCACTGGGCGCCACCACTGTCACTCCGGACATGGATGTCACTTCCCCGCGTACCCTGACCGCCAAGGCCCTCGCTGAGGCTGCCGCCGCCATTAACGCAACGGTTGTGTTCGCCTCCCCCGCGGCACTCGTCAACGTGGTGGCTACCGCGGACGAACTTTCGCCCGAGCTGAAAAAGGTGATGGCCGGCGTCGAACTTCTCCTCTCTGCTGGCGCCCCTTTGGGGCACACGCTGCTCACCAGGGTCCAGGAGTTGGCTGCCAACGCTGCCCTGCACACCCCCTACGGCATGACGGAAGCGCTGCCCATCACTGACATTGACCTGCCGGGCATCCTTGCCGCCGGTGTGGGAAATGGCGTGTGTGTTGGGACTGCGGTGGCCGGTGCCACGGTGTCGATCGCTCCCATCACAGCGGCGGGACTGGTTCTCGAATCGACGACGGCGGCCAATGTCACCGGTGAGATTTTGGTCAGCGCACCGCATGTAAAGGACCGCTACGACCGCCTGTGGATCACCGAACAGCACAGTGTTTCCATTCCAGGCTGGCACCGCACCGGCGATGTGGGGCATCTGGACACTGAGGGCCGGCTGTGGGTTGAGGGTCGGATGGAGCACATTCTGACCACACCCGCCGGCGTCAAGACACCTGTAGCACCTGAGCAGGCCATCGAGACGGTGGCTGGAGTGGCGCGCGCTGCCGTTGTTGGCGTTGGCCCGATGGGGACGCAGGCTGCTGTTGCAATCGTCGAGACCACTCCAGCGGTTAAGCGTCCGGGGCTGGCGCCTGCGCCACTGGCCGCAGCTGTTCGCGCCGCATCGCTCTCGGTGGGCTTGCCACTTGCCGCCGTGCTAACCATTGACGCGATGCCCACCGATGTGCGGCACAATTCCAAGATCGACCGGGCCAAGCTGTCCCGCTGGGCTGCGCGCATGTTAGCTGGGGAGAAAGCCGGCCAGCCGTGA
- a CDS encoding 3-oxoacyl-ACP synthase III → MIGNATFRHHNTSLLAVSSIEAPVVVKSSDFDARLAPSLKRLRLSKRLLERVAGVEERRWWAPGTDFDDAAIEAGAKALAESGIDASQVGLLINTSVTRRNLEPSVAVKVHNGLGLPSSAMNFDVANACLGFVNGMTLAANMIDSGQIKYALIVAGEDAQATQETTFKRLNAETSTREDYLKEFATLTLGSGAAAAVMGPSDLHPEGHRIVGGVSRAGTQHHELCVGGPDGMFTDTKGLLDNGLELVTDAWHEAHTDGWDWRSMDRYVTHQVSNSYTNAIIKAVNLIKGRVPITFPKWGNVGPASLPMTLAQESQSLNRGDRVLCMGVGSGLNTAMMEIAW, encoded by the coding sequence TTGATCGGCAACGCTACGTTTCGTCACCACAACACTTCGTTGCTCGCTGTCTCGAGCATTGAGGCTCCGGTGGTGGTCAAGTCCAGTGACTTTGACGCCCGCCTGGCCCCGAGCCTGAAACGTCTGCGCCTCTCTAAGCGATTGCTGGAACGAGTGGCCGGTGTTGAGGAACGCCGCTGGTGGGCCCCCGGAACTGACTTTGACGACGCCGCCATTGAAGCAGGCGCCAAGGCCCTGGCCGAATCCGGCATTGATGCCAGCCAGGTGGGTTTGCTGATCAACACCTCCGTGACCCGCCGCAACCTTGAACCATCGGTTGCCGTAAAGGTTCATAACGGACTGGGTTTGCCGTCCTCTGCCATGAACTTCGATGTGGCCAACGCCTGCCTGGGGTTTGTCAACGGCATGACCTTGGCCGCGAACATGATTGACTCCGGCCAGATCAAGTACGCCCTGATTGTGGCTGGCGAGGACGCTCAGGCAACGCAGGAAACCACGTTCAAGCGCTTGAACGCCGAGACGTCCACCCGCGAAGATTACTTGAAGGAATTCGCCACCCTGACACTGGGCTCCGGGGCCGCAGCTGCCGTGATGGGCCCGTCCGATCTGCACCCTGAAGGCCACCGCATTGTGGGCGGTGTTTCGCGTGCCGGCACTCAGCACCACGAGCTGTGCGTTGGCGGGCCCGATGGCATGTTCACGGACACCAAGGGTCTGCTGGACAACGGCCTGGAACTCGTCACCGACGCCTGGCACGAGGCTCACACCGACGGCTGGGACTGGCGCTCCATGGACCGCTACGTCACCCACCAGGTCTCCAACTCCTACACGAACGCCATCATCAAGGCCGTGAACCTCATCAAGGGCCGCGTCCCCATTACGTTCCCCAAGTGGGGCAACGTCGGTCCGGCGTCCCTGCCCATGACCCTGGCGCAGGAATCCCAGAGCCTGAACCGTGGCGACCGTGTGCTGTGCATGGGCGTTGGCTCCGGTTTGAACACTGCCATGATGGAAATTGCGTGGTAG
- the smc gene encoding chromosome segregation protein SMC translates to MHLKSLTVRGFKSFASATTFDFEPGVTAVVGPNGSGKSNVVDALAWVMGEQGAKTLRGGKMEDVIFAGTSGRPPLGRAHVALTIDNSDGALPIDYAEVTISRTLFRAGGSEYAINGTACRLLDIQELLSDSGLGREMHVIVGQGQLDKVLHATPEDRRGFIEEAAGILKHRRRKEKTLRKLDAMGANLARLTDLTGEIRRQLTPLGKQAAVARRAQSVQFDVRDARARLLADSIVTLTQAVERDEAAELALKNRREHVERELQSARAHQAALEQQAAAATPVLNAARDNWYQLSATRDQLKALGVLATERRRHLGATEAAPDPSRDPDRLAEQAVRLREEEAELDLALEERRYGLETAMEIKTDAEAAVRAEEQRVREQLRASADRREGLAKLAGKVAAARSRVESAEAEIGRLHHSKAAGAERHNTAAQEFAALESQVAGVEQGEERLDADYETAAAALTTIDEKIAALTQEQLAAERERDSLTARRDALAVGLLRKDASAQLLEARPEGVLASMAQLIAVVPSYETALAAALNAAAEGVGVTGLHAALAALELVKKHDGGRVTLVLTDAAGGAGTWRGTDADSADEHAAAKQATQNQHTVNQHTLNQAAAAAAQTVAGAVLARAQVSGPPELDRTLDALLAGVVLVPDMSAAQDVLAHDASLTAVSAAGDVFTQWWVQGGSAMAPSLLELQATVDETEAALAKAVARGEQTRFALAGLQGQRGALAQAEAEALAALNESDARLAAVAERLGLLGATLRSAAGESDRHAQAVQGATANLEREQVALEGVAARLAAAQEAPVDVEPSMDERDALAAAATAARAVELETRLQLRSTEDSLHATRNRAAALERAAATERTAREQAAQRAARRQFQARKAAAVASATHHVLALVQESIELAEHVRDEAEEQRATREVELMAVRSATVEAEKERARLTDSVHKDELARAAQKLRIETLENKSIEELGLSVDHLLKEYGPDTLVPLGPGEVTDKWAALHVRVDDDGNEIREGTPFVREEQEKRLKRAERDLAALGKVNPLALEEFAALEERHQFLSSQLEDLKSSRKDLLDIIKEVDQRVEEVFTAAYTDTAAQFEQVFSRLFPGGEGRLVLTDPENMLTTGIEIEARPAGKKIKRLSLLSGGERSLTAVALLVAIFKARPSPFYVMDEVEAALDDTNLGRLITLFEELRESSQLIIITHQKRTMEVADALYGVSMRGDGVSAVISQRMDRAAS, encoded by the coding sequence TTGCATCTAAAAAGTCTTACCGTGCGCGGCTTCAAGTCCTTCGCCTCGGCCACCACCTTTGACTTTGAACCCGGTGTGACAGCTGTAGTTGGCCCCAACGGCTCCGGCAAGTCCAACGTGGTGGATGCGCTGGCCTGGGTCATGGGGGAGCAGGGCGCCAAGACCCTGCGTGGCGGCAAAATGGAGGATGTGATCTTCGCCGGCACCTCCGGCCGGCCACCTCTGGGCCGTGCACACGTTGCCCTCACCATTGACAATTCCGACGGCGCCCTGCCCATCGATTATGCCGAAGTCACCATCTCCCGCACCCTGTTCCGGGCCGGCGGCTCCGAGTACGCCATCAACGGAACCGCATGCCGGCTGCTGGACATCCAGGAACTCCTCTCAGATTCTGGTCTGGGCCGTGAGATGCATGTCATTGTGGGTCAGGGCCAGCTGGACAAGGTCCTCCATGCCACGCCCGAGGACCGCCGCGGGTTCATTGAAGAAGCTGCAGGAATCCTCAAGCACCGCCGCCGCAAGGAAAAAACCCTGCGCAAGCTGGACGCCATGGGCGCCAACCTCGCCCGGCTCACAGATCTGACGGGTGAGATCCGCCGCCAGCTGACACCCCTGGGCAAGCAGGCCGCCGTGGCCCGACGCGCTCAAAGCGTGCAATTCGACGTCCGCGACGCCCGGGCACGCCTGCTCGCGGACAGCATTGTCACGCTGACCCAGGCCGTGGAACGCGACGAAGCGGCAGAGCTGGCGCTCAAAAACCGCCGCGAACACGTGGAACGTGAACTACAGAGTGCCCGCGCGCACCAAGCTGCCTTGGAACAACAAGCCGCTGCTGCCACCCCCGTACTGAACGCGGCACGGGATAACTGGTACCAGCTCTCAGCCACCCGCGATCAGCTCAAGGCACTAGGTGTCCTTGCCACGGAGCGCCGCCGTCACCTCGGGGCAACGGAAGCCGCGCCGGATCCCAGCCGTGATCCTGACCGCTTGGCCGAACAGGCCGTACGGCTGCGCGAGGAAGAGGCGGAGCTGGATCTGGCCCTTGAAGAACGCCGCTATGGCCTGGAAACCGCCATGGAGATCAAGACGGACGCCGAAGCTGCCGTCCGGGCCGAGGAACAGCGGGTTCGTGAGCAGTTGCGTGCCTCCGCCGATCGCCGAGAAGGTTTGGCGAAACTGGCCGGAAAGGTCGCCGCTGCCCGCTCCCGCGTGGAATCGGCCGAAGCCGAGATTGGCCGCCTGCACCACAGCAAGGCCGCCGGAGCCGAGCGGCACAACACCGCGGCGCAGGAGTTTGCCGCCCTCGAGTCTCAAGTAGCCGGGGTGGAACAAGGTGAGGAGCGCCTCGACGCGGACTACGAAACTGCCGCCGCCGCCCTCACCACCATAGATGAGAAGATTGCCGCCCTTACCCAGGAGCAGTTGGCTGCCGAGCGGGAACGCGATTCGCTGACAGCCCGCCGCGACGCGCTCGCCGTCGGCCTGCTGCGCAAGGATGCCAGCGCCCAGCTGCTCGAGGCCAGGCCGGAGGGTGTCCTGGCGTCCATGGCACAGCTCATTGCCGTGGTGCCCAGCTACGAGACGGCCCTTGCCGCAGCCCTGAACGCCGCGGCCGAAGGCGTTGGGGTCACCGGTCTACACGCCGCGCTGGCTGCCCTTGAGCTCGTCAAGAAGCACGACGGCGGCCGTGTCACCTTGGTCCTCACCGACGCCGCAGGTGGTGCCGGCACTTGGCGTGGTACCGACGCAGACTCAGCGGATGAACACGCTGCTGCGAAGCAGGCCACGCAGAATCAGCACACCGTGAATCAGCACACCTTGAATCAGGCTGCTGCGGCAGCCGCGCAGACCGTCGCCGGGGCCGTGCTGGCACGCGCCCAGGTGAGCGGTCCTCCCGAACTGGACCGGACGCTCGATGCGCTGCTGGCGGGCGTGGTGCTGGTTCCGGATATGAGCGCAGCCCAAGACGTCTTGGCCCACGACGCATCGCTGACGGCGGTGAGCGCTGCCGGGGATGTCTTCACCCAGTGGTGGGTGCAAGGCGGATCTGCCATGGCGCCGTCGTTGTTGGAATTGCAAGCAACAGTAGATGAGACCGAAGCGGCACTGGCTAAGGCGGTGGCACGCGGGGAACAGACACGCTTTGCGCTCGCGGGTCTGCAAGGACAACGTGGCGCCTTGGCGCAGGCCGAGGCAGAGGCCTTGGCGGCGCTCAACGAGTCCGATGCGCGGCTGGCAGCAGTGGCCGAACGGCTCGGTTTGTTGGGGGCTACGTTGCGCTCGGCGGCGGGGGAGTCCGATCGTCATGCGCAGGCAGTGCAGGGCGCAACCGCAAATCTCGAGCGTGAACAAGTTGCCTTGGAAGGGGTCGCGGCACGGTTGGCTGCGGCGCAAGAGGCCCCGGTCGACGTCGAGCCTTCCATGGATGAGCGCGATGCCCTGGCCGCGGCAGCCACGGCCGCCCGGGCAGTGGAGTTGGAGACTCGGCTGCAATTGCGCAGTACGGAAGATTCGCTCCATGCCACACGCAACCGGGCAGCGGCGCTGGAACGGGCAGCAGCCACGGAGCGGACGGCGCGAGAGCAAGCGGCGCAGCGGGCTGCGCGCCGGCAGTTCCAGGCCAGGAAGGCTGCCGCCGTGGCCTCCGCAACCCATCACGTTTTGGCGCTGGTTCAGGAGTCCATTGAGTTGGCCGAGCACGTGCGGGATGAGGCGGAGGAGCAGCGGGCTACACGTGAGGTGGAGCTGATGGCTGTCCGCAGCGCCACGGTGGAAGCCGAGAAGGAGCGGGCCCGGCTGACCGATTCCGTGCACAAGGACGAGCTGGCCCGAGCGGCCCAGAAGCTGCGGATCGAAACGTTGGAAAACAAGTCGATCGAGGAACTGGGCCTGAGCGTGGATCACCTGCTCAAGGAATACGGTCCCGACACGCTGGTTCCGCTCGGCCCTGGTGAGGTCACGGACAAATGGGCCGCACTACACGTGCGCGTCGATGATGACGGCAACGAAATCCGTGAGGGCACCCCTTTTGTGCGCGAGGAACAGGAGAAGCGGCTCAAACGGGCCGAACGCGATCTTGCCGCCCTGGGCAAGGTCAACCCCTTGGCGCTGGAGGAATTCGCAGCCCTGGAGGAACGCCACCAGTTCCTGTCCTCGCAGTTGGAGGACCTGAAATCCAGCCGCAAGGACTTGCTGGACATCATCAAGGAAGTGGACCAGCGGGTGGAAGAAGTGTTCACGGCCGCCTATACGGACACTGCCGCGCAGTTCGAGCAGGTCTTTTCCCGGCTGTTCCCCGGCGGCGAGGGACGACTGGTCCTGACCGACCCGGAGAACATGCTGACCACCGGTATTGAGATTGAGGCCCGGCCCGCCGGGAAGAAGATTAAACGCCTGTCCCTGCTCTCCGGCGGGGAGCGCTCGCTGACTGCAGTGGCGCTGCTGGTGGCTATTTTCAAGGCCAGGCCTTCGCCGTTCTATGTGATGGATGAGGTGGAGGCGGCGCTCGATGACACGAACCTGGGCCGGCTCATCACCCTTTTTGAGGAGCTGCGCGAGTCCAGCCAGCTCATCATCATCACGCACCAGAAGCGCACCATGGAGGTTGCGGACGCGTTGTACGGCGTCTCCATGAGGGGCGACGGCGTCTCCGCCGTCATCAGCCAGCGCATGGATCGCGCCGCCTCCTGA
- a CDS encoding GNAT family N-acetyltransferase: MNSPLDTAELTVLSLPLNDDRVRPLLDELAVEYEHRYADLFGAGNAEAELNRYPAEEFEAPDGALLIIQENGVSIAGGAFRRYSPDTAEFKRIWTHSQHRRRGLARRVMAELEAKAVELGYRHVYLTTGPRQPEARGLYLSTNYTALFDLEVPSESLPFLAFSKDLARN; encoded by the coding sequence ATGAACTCACCCTTAGACACCGCGGAACTCACGGTGCTGTCGCTGCCCCTCAACGACGATCGGGTGCGCCCACTCCTGGATGAGCTGGCCGTGGAATACGAACACCGGTACGCCGACTTGTTCGGGGCAGGAAACGCGGAAGCCGAGCTCAACAGGTACCCGGCCGAGGAATTTGAAGCCCCAGATGGTGCCCTGCTGATCATTCAGGAAAATGGTGTGTCGATCGCCGGTGGCGCCTTCCGCCGCTACTCCCCCGACACCGCCGAATTCAAACGCATCTGGACCCATTCGCAGCATCGCCGCCGCGGTTTAGCACGCCGCGTCATGGCCGAGCTCGAGGCTAAGGCCGTCGAGCTCGGCTACCGGCACGTGTATCTGACCACGGGCCCGCGTCAGCCCGAGGCCAGGGGCCTCTACCTGAGCACCAACTACACGGCACTGTTCGACCTTGAGGTCCCCTCGGAGTCCCTGCCGTTCCTCGCGTTCAGTAAAGATCTCGCCAGAAACTGA